In the genome of Raphanus sativus cultivar WK10039 chromosome 4, ASM80110v3, whole genome shotgun sequence, one region contains:
- the LOC130511803 gene encoding putative OVARIAN TUMOR DOMAIN-containing deubiquitinating enzyme 8 isoform X1, giving the protein MPNTRIKSRCLEDLTDQERLQDRLEWEGYTELRMKSDGNCQFRALADQLYETSDFHKRVRQEIVNQLKSHPKLYKGSVGKMDFSEYLKNMSTESVWGDEVTLKAAADVYGVKILLITSFKDIPSIVVLPKSQKQPDKVIHLSYLAGIHFNSIHLNQGSSSSSHTLLQKKKNKNKDKDMENAKLKSKEDKKSQRKRTSRRGI; this is encoded by the exons ATGCCTAATACTCGGATTAAGTCACGGTGTTTAGAGGATCTTACTGATCAGGAAAGACTTCAGGATAG ATTGGAGTGGGAAGGCTACACGGAGCTTAGAATGAAAAGTGATGGAAATTGCCAG TTCCGCGCTTTAGCTGATCAACTCTATGAAACCTCGGATTTTCATAAACGTGTTAGGCAAGAAATCGTAAACCAG CTTAAGTCTCATCCAAAACTTTACAAAGGATCTGTTGGTAAAATGGATTTCTCAGAGTATCTGAAAAACATGTCCACAGAGTCTGTGTGGGGCGATGAGGTCACATTGAAAGCAGCTGCAGATGTCTACGGAGTCAAAATATTACTCATCACATCATTCAAAGATATCCCTTCCATTGTAGTTCTTCCGAAGTCTCAAAAACAACCTGATAAAGTCATTCACTTGAGCTATCTGGCAGGGATACATTTCAATTCCATCCACTTAAACCAAG gttcttcttcatcttcacaCACACTtctgcagaagaagaaaaacaagaatAAGGATAAAGATATGGAGAATGCAAAGTTAAAGTCAAAGGAGGACAAGAAAAGCCAGCGGAAAAGAACTTCCAGGAGAGGAATATGA
- the LOC130511803 gene encoding putative OVARIAN TUMOR DOMAIN-containing deubiquitinating enzyme 8 isoform X2, which yields MFRALADQLYETSDFHKRVRQEIVNQLKSHPKLYKGSVGKMDFSEYLKNMSTESVWGDEVTLKAAADVYGVKILLITSFKDIPSIVVLPKSQKQPDKVIHLSYLAGIHFNSIHLNQGSSSSSHTLLQKKKNKNKDKDMENAKLKSKEDKKSQRKRTSRRGI from the exons atg TTCCGCGCTTTAGCTGATCAACTCTATGAAACCTCGGATTTTCATAAACGTGTTAGGCAAGAAATCGTAAACCAG CTTAAGTCTCATCCAAAACTTTACAAAGGATCTGTTGGTAAAATGGATTTCTCAGAGTATCTGAAAAACATGTCCACAGAGTCTGTGTGGGGCGATGAGGTCACATTGAAAGCAGCTGCAGATGTCTACGGAGTCAAAATATTACTCATCACATCATTCAAAGATATCCCTTCCATTGTAGTTCTTCCGAAGTCTCAAAAACAACCTGATAAAGTCATTCACTTGAGCTATCTGGCAGGGATACATTTCAATTCCATCCACTTAAACCAAG gttcttcttcatcttcacaCACACTtctgcagaagaagaaaaacaagaatAAGGATAAAGATATGGAGAATGCAAAGTTAAAGTCAAAGGAGGACAAGAAAAGCCAGCGGAAAAGAACTTCCAGGAGAGGAATATGA
- the LOC130511804 gene encoding protein GLUTAMINE DUMPER 1-like translates to MRLLSVRSNSEDVAMHAHSTSVSVNHGTVPQSPWNSPVPYLFGGLAAMLGLIAFALLILACSYWRFSGEEGGRNGGEVDEEKESRSGDKAANGAYEEKFLVIMAGENLPRYLATPTVKKCTCGVQEGKMVISQEDNVVVAEEEKQMGEGEEKVKDTGEPTTSH, encoded by the coding sequence GTTGAGCGTTAGATCAAACTCGGAAGATGTGGCGATGCACGCGCACTCCACGTCAGTTTCCGTGAATCATGGGACGGTACCGCAGTCGCCGTGGAACTCACCGGTTCCATACCTCTTCGGCGGTTTAGCGGCGATGCTTGGACTCATAGCCTTCGCTCTTCTCATCCTCGCATGTTCTTACTGGCGCTTTTCCGGCGAAGAAGGTGGTCGGAACGGCGGAGAAGTGgacgaagagaaagagagtcGGTCCGGGGACAAGGCGGCGAACGGAGCGTACGAGGAGAAGTTTCTGGTCATTATGGCCGGAGAAAATTTGCCGAGGTATCTCGCGACGCCGACGGTGAAAAAGTGTACGTGCGGTGTTCAGGAGGGTAAAATGGTAATTTCTCAGGAGGATAATGTTGTCGTTGCTGAAGAGGAGAAGCAGATGGGAGAAGgtgaagagaaagtgaaagataCCGGAGAACCAACAACAAGTCACTaa